The following coding sequences lie in one Mercenaria mercenaria strain notata chromosome 5, MADL_Memer_1, whole genome shotgun sequence genomic window:
- the LOC123557906 gene encoding tudor domain-containing protein 3-like yields MAGVSLQEKGWFLSEEGIAQCTQGGKSDAESVIKTALNTDLREIGKGWLPEDINRGRADYVQGPGVLQLQKIRNVSAPKDNEESQFAPRLMKLVLTDGHITCSAVETEVLKDIGSNTAPGSKILLKMTVDVEHGFLLLNNKNTRNLGGRVEKMAEGWELKKKLAKQQRGSYGTEGGPPPFVPFGQRIGNDAYKSSTRRDNFKSLEVNKGDKKVEDNEFEQQRKATIAEAMQAKEDAQSKKFGGVQKQVSNDYDIAKITEMGFKAEEATNALKVNNGNVQQAIEYLLKGGSSDRRPQGGPNRQSNYESGDRRGQGGPNRQSNYESGDRRGQGGPYRQSNYESDRKPQGVVNRQTNYESDRGRGRRDRRDEDNGPPRGRRGRDTDEGDEVSSKPSGPATLFDFLAVSNKIPETKDTKEKPSSGKDSSNRNHFENRERPRTSSGSSDQSNRSKQSVPPRFVNKPKYDQGQNRGQGYYQDDRSQRSREDRPKTAPTDNRRYDNRTQNERNTNEKDRNTSDRNRNYNDRNYNDNRDYKRGGGKTDDRNFKQNDRKPTNYDSRSYSDSYQRQSDNRENSRGNQRHEKASNRENPQSSDSRQKSNENYSNNSSASSRTSYSNGRGEQGRSQNYQGQSSQSHQNQSSANNSYKQDSYSKGGNSQKSQSSYSANNRGGSSQNYNTGSDNYVQNQQTQSGNYRNYNNYPPISSSGGQFQPVPEFVYTEAQQPVQFSIKVGDKVMAKYWEDNLFYEAMIEVMAPNMPTVVVTFTEYGNTEEVMISDIRPYIPQISQQGPIIPTDMSVPPPQVFFSAPPPPGVTGVDDVIQAFGGMEFRRGGGGAAYPKKDNRGQQQLYQPPPQRR; encoded by the exons ATGGCGGGTGTCTCGTTGCAGGAAAAGGGCTG GTTTTTGTCAGAGGAAGGCATTGCACAGTGTACTCAAGGTGGCAAGTCAGATGCAGAATCAGTTATCAAAACTGCTTTAAAT ACGGATCTTAGGGAAATTGGTAAAGGATGGCTGCCAGAAGATATAAACAGGGGACGAGCAGATTAT GTTCAGGGTCCAGGTGTGTTACAGTTACAGAAGATACGTAATGTGTCCGCCCCCAAAGATAATGAGGAGTCGCAGTTTGCACCACGACTGATGAAGCTGGTATTAACAGATGGTCATATCACCTGTTCAGCTGTAGAGACAGAAGTGTTGAAAGACATAGG TTCAAATACAGCACCAGGGAGCAAGATTTTGTTGAAGATGACGGTTGATGTTGAACATGGCTTTTTACTGCTGAACAATAAAAACACTCGAAATCTAGGGGGTAGAGTCGAGAAAATGGCAGAGGGGTGGGAATTGAAAAAG AAATTAGCGAAGCAACAGCGAGGTAGTTATGGTACTGAAGGAGGGCCTCCACCGTTTGTACCATTTGGTCAGAGGATTGGTAATGACGCTTACAAGTCCTCAACAAGACGAG ATAATTTCAAGTCACTAGAAGTCAACAAGGGAGATAAGAAGGTAGAGGACAATGAGTTTGAGCAGCAAAGAAAAGCTACAATAGCTGAGGCAATGCAGGCTAAAGAAGATGCACAGTCTAAAAAGTTTGGAGGTGTACAAAAACAG GTTTCCAATGATTATGATATTGCCAAAATAACAGAAATGGGTTTCAAAGCTGAAGAGGCCACAAATGCTCTTAAAGTGAACAATGGCAATGTGCAGCAGGCTATAGAATACCTGTTAAAAGGTGGTTCATCAGATAGAAGACCCCAAGGGGGTCCAAACAGACAGTCAAATTATGAGTCAGGGGATAGGAGGGGACAAGGGGGCCCGAACAGACAGTCAAATTATGAGTCAGGTGATAGAAGAGGACAAGGAGGTCCTTACAGACAATCTAATTACGAATCTGACAGAAAACCACAGGGAGTtgtgaacagacagacaaattaTGAGTCAGATAGAGGTCGAGGGAGAAGGGATAGACGAGATGAAGATAACG GTCCACCTAGAGGGCGACGAGGTCGTGACACAGATGAGGGAGATGAGGTTAGCAGTAAACCTTCAGGTCCAGCTACACTGTTTGATTTCCTTgctgtatcaaataaaataccTGAGACAAAAG ACACAAAAGAAAAACCTTCATCTGGGAAAGATTCATCAAACAGAAACCATTTTGAGAATCGTGAACGGCCTAGAACATCTAGTGGAAGTTCTGACCAATCAAATCGCTCGAAACAATCAGTACCTCCTAGATTTGTGAACAAACCAAAATAtgatcaaggtcaaaatagagGTCAAGGTTATTACCAAGATGACAGGTCACAGAGGTCAAGAGAGGACCGACCTAAAACAGCACCAACAGATAACCGAAGATATGACAATAGAactcaaaatgaaagaaatacaaatgaaaaagacAGAAATACTAGTGATCGGAATAGAAACTATAATGATAGAAATTATAACGATAATAGGGACTACAAAAGGGGTGGGGGTAAAACTGATGAcagaaactttaaacaaaatgataGAAAACCAACAAATTATGATTCTAGGTCATATTCAGACAGTTATCAAAGACAGTCTGATAATCGGGAAAATTCTCGAGGAAATCAACGGCACGAGAAGGCCAGTAACAGGGAGAACCCACAATCATCAGACAGTCGccaaaaatcaaatgaaaattattcaaataattcatCAGCATCTTCTCGGACTTCTTATTCTAATGGTAGGGGTGAGCAGGGTCGATCACAGAATTATCAAGGTCAGAGTTCACAGTCTCACCAAAATCAGTCTAGTGCCAATAATTCATACAAACAAGATTCATattcaaagggaggtaattcccaGAAGTCACAGTCTAGTTATAGTGCTAATAATAGAGGAGGTAGTTCTCAAAATTACAATACAGGAAGTGATAATTATGTGCAAAATCAGCAGACACAGTCTGGTAACTATAGAAACTATAACAATTACCCTCCAATTAGTTCAAGCGGAGGTCAGTTTCAACCAGTACCTGAGTTTGTGTACACAGAG GCACAACAACCAGTCCAGTTCAGTATAAAAGTTGGAGATAAAGTGATGGCAAAATATTGGGAAGATAATCTT ttttatgaaGCTATGATTGAAGTAATGGCACCAAATATGCCGACAGTGGTCGTTACATTTACAGAGTATGGTAACACAGAGGAAGTGATGATTTCAGATATCCGTCCATATATACCACAG ATATCCCAGCAAGGGCCTATCATCCCCACCGACATGAGTGTCCCACCTCCACAAGTGTTCTTCTCTGCCCCACCACCTCCAGGAGTGACTGGTGTGGACGATGTTATACAGGCTTTCGGAGGCATGGAGTTTCGGCGAGGTGGGGGCGGAGCAGCATATCCAAAGAAAGATAATCGGGGTCAGCAGCAACTCTATCAGCCACCCCCACAGCGGAGATAG